A window of Eubacteriaceae bacterium ES3 contains these coding sequences:
- a CDS encoding secondary thiamine-phosphate synthase enzyme YjbQ produces MIAYRRELHFNLPTRRGLVNITGDVEKALKESGIKEGMILVNAMNITASVFINDDEGGLHHDYEVWLEKLAPEKPYSQYRHNGFEDNADAHLKRTIMGRETVVAVTEGKLDFGTWEQIFYFEFDGKREKRVLVKIIGE; encoded by the coding sequence ATGATCGCATATCGAAGAGAACTGCATTTTAATCTGCCGACACGCAGAGGGCTGGTTAATATTACCGGAGATGTTGAAAAGGCATTAAAGGAAAGTGGAATCAAAGAGGGAATGATACTGGTTAATGCCATGAACATCACAGCCAGTGTCTTTATCAATGATGATGAAGGCGGCCTGCATCATGATTATGAAGTATGGCTGGAAAAACTGGCTCCGGAAAAACCATACAGCCAGTATCGTCATAATGGCTTTGAGGACAATGCTGATGCCCACCTGAAACGTACTATTATGGGCAGAGAGACGGTTGTTGCAGTGACAGAAGGTAAACTCGATTTTGGCACTTGGGAACAGATCTTTTATTTTGAATTCGACGGAAAAAGAGAAAAGCGGGTGCTGGTTAAAATTATCGGTGAATAA
- a CDS encoding desulfoferrodoxin family protein, translating into MNESNLFQCNDCTGVLLELHGTISQNCNHNMTELTPNTIEASTEKHIPVVTNGDQEITVNVGSIPHPMTPDHSILWIFVKTRNGGSFVQLTPADEPKASFNIDPLDVVAVYAYCDIHGLWEAQLDDIDYMETVCSPEFPQGCVGEE; encoded by the coding sequence ATGAACGAATCTAATCTTTTTCAGTGCAACGACTGTACTGGCGTATTGCTTGAACTGCACGGCACAATTTCTCAAAACTGCAACCATAACATGACTGAACTGACCCCCAACACTATCGAAGCGTCAACCGAAAAACATATCCCAGTTGTCACTAATGGTGACCAGGAAATTACGGTCAATGTAGGCAGTATCCCCCATCCGATGACACCTGACCATTCCATTCTTTGGATCTTTGTAAAAACCCGTAATGGTGGAAGTTTCGTCCAGCTTACCCCAGCAGATGAACCCAAAGCCAGTTTCAACATTGATCCCCTGGACGTGGTGGCTGTTTATGCCTACTGTGATATCCATGGCCTATGGGAAGCCCAGCTCGATGATATTGATTATATGGAAACCGTCTGCTCCCCAGAATTCCCCCAGGGCTGCGTTGGCGAAGAATAA
- a CDS encoding 1-propanol dehydrogenase PduQ, protein MRFFQVKPAIYYGEDSLKRVQEGNYKNVCIATDAGMVKFGILKMLTDLLDEKGITYHVFSDIESDPSTDIVEKGLMHIIMNKPDALIAIGGGSVIDAAKAIIYYCVNFKRIFFEDRYVHKPEFIAIPTTAGTGSEVTEYAVITDKKNNTKIPLTDILMMPDTAILDPKLIESVPPGATAATGMDVLTHAIESYISTGNNPFSRCYASKAVELVFKSLFNSYENGSNLDAKSSMQTASCMAGIAFNSAGLGITHSIAHAFGANFHIPHGLANAIVLPYVIKFNGQSPRVEHLYQRLLSATGILNVCGDANVTMYNSVVALSESLNIPSCLKDAGVSEEDYLKDRESMLKKALADVCTTTNPVPVGYEEMKAVMDQAYYGE, encoded by the coding sequence ATGCGATTTTTTCAAGTGAAGCCGGCAATTTATTATGGGGAGGATTCCCTGAAGCGAGTTCAGGAAGGTAATTACAAGAATGTTTGTATTGCTACTGATGCAGGGATGGTAAAATTCGGGATTCTTAAAATGCTCACCGATTTACTGGATGAGAAGGGGATCACCTACCATGTTTTCTCTGACATCGAATCAGATCCTTCAACAGATATTGTGGAGAAGGGGCTGATGCATATTATTATGAATAAACCCGATGCCTTAATTGCTATTGGTGGCGGTTCTGTTATTGATGCAGCAAAAGCCATCATCTATTATTGTGTTAATTTCAAACGGATTTTCTTTGAAGACCGTTATGTGCACAAACCGGAATTTATTGCCATTCCGACTACCGCTGGTACAGGTTCTGAAGTCACAGAATATGCGGTAATAACCGATAAAAAAAATAATACAAAAATTCCTTTAACGGATATTTTGATGATGCCGGATACTGCGATTCTTGATCCTAAGCTGATTGAGAGTGTTCCGCCGGGAGCAACTGCAGCGACCGGGATGGACGTGTTAACCCATGCCATTGAGTCTTATATCTCCACCGGTAATAATCCGTTTTCTCGCTGTTATGCCAGTAAAGCGGTAGAACTGGTCTTTAAAAGCCTGTTCAACAGTTATGAAAATGGTTCTAATCTGGATGCTAAATCCAGTATGCAGACTGCTTCATGTATGGCGGGAATCGCCTTTAACAGTGCTGGACTGGGTATTACTCACAGTATTGCCCATGCCTTTGGTGCTAACTTTCATATACCGCATGGTCTGGCCAATGCCATTGTTTTACCTTATGTGATTAAATTCAACGGTCAGAGTCCTCGGGTGGAACACCTCTATCAACGGCTGTTAAGTGCAACAGGCATTTTAAATGTGTGTGGGGATGCCAATGTAACCATGTATAACAGTGTTGTAGCCTTGAGCGAGTCGCTGAATATACCGAGTTGTCTAAAGGATGCAGGCGTTAGCGAAGAAGATTATCTTAAAGATCGGGAAAGCATGCTTAAAAAGGCCCTGGCAGATGTTTGTACAACGACAAACCCTGTTCCGGTTGGCTATGAGGAAATGAAAGCGGTAATGGATCAGGCTTATTACGGCGAATAA
- a CDS encoding ATP-dependent helicase, translated as MKSYKAFKEKYDIRLNRQQEEALLMKNGQTLLLAVPGSGKTTVIINRIAYLIQVENVNPSAILALTFSRMGARDLKQRYSKSFGQDDIHFSTIHSFSLSVIRQYERQYHRKAFEVLANVTPVIRKLYQELFNAYPSENDLSEIVQRIGYVKNMMLSEQEIKALPTLEIDFYKLFEAFEAKKQRQGLMDFDDLLKYTYGLLKRHPEMLKVFKERYRYIHLDEAQDTSKIQFRIVELLTGKNGNLFMVGDEDQSIYGFRGAFPQFLLSFKEVWPTGRVLLMETNYRSSQAIVASANQFIKLNSERYEKKMETPNKKGIPVKREWVKSLEAQYRLILESIRKEGKETAVLYRNNESAIPLVDLLDREGVPFLIKEHTPAFFNHFIVKDIWSFYEFSKRPNDFELFSQLYYKMDLAISKDMVNSLKMRGSDTAIRALIRGNKEKSWLVARLETVEKLLNRLRMETPQKGIDLILDEMGYRGYLQFKIGSGHSEESLNQKLSVLKILAGRSDTFSEYFMHLEELSEKLMEKRIYQQKKPRVTLSTFHSSKGLEFEKVFVIDAVEGTIPCPGSREELSLFGEEVRLFYVGATRAKKELIYICVSDQKNGIFPSSFISYLIDGIPPEKPVVQNEKGAESFGVRNNFNKPVKVVTSYSEQELKAYKPGVVVTHRRFGKGEIIEKNGDVVKVNFEKAGNKKMNLSVCLENGVIH; from the coding sequence ATGAAAAGTTACAAAGCATTTAAAGAAAAATATGATATCCGTTTAAACAGACAACAGGAAGAAGCACTGCTTATGAAAAATGGGCAGACACTTTTGCTGGCTGTCCCGGGCAGCGGAAAAACAACGGTTATCATCAACCGGATTGCTTACCTGATCCAGGTCGAAAATGTTAATCCTTCAGCTATCCTGGCCCTTACTTTCAGTCGGATGGGAGCCAGAGACCTGAAACAGCGTTACAGTAAAAGTTTTGGACAGGATGATATTCATTTCAGTACCATTCATTCTTTCTCCTTATCGGTTATCAGGCAGTACGAAAGACAGTATCACAGAAAAGCTTTCGAGGTGCTGGCAAATGTAACGCCGGTCATTAGAAAGCTTTATCAGGAACTTTTTAATGCGTATCCGTCAGAAAATGACTTGTCAGAGATTGTTCAAAGAATCGGGTATGTTAAAAACATGATGCTGAGTGAGCAGGAGATTAAAGCGCTGCCGACACTGGAAATTGATTTTTATAAACTTTTTGAGGCTTTTGAAGCAAAAAAACAGAGACAAGGTTTGATGGATTTTGATGATCTTCTCAAATACACGTATGGTCTTTTAAAAAGACACCCGGAAATGCTAAAAGTTTTTAAAGAACGTTATCGTTATATTCATCTGGATGAGGCCCAGGATACGTCCAAGATTCAGTTTAGGATAGTTGAACTGCTGACTGGAAAAAATGGCAACCTGTTTATGGTTGGCGATGAAGATCAGAGTATTTATGGATTTCGTGGGGCTTTTCCGCAGTTTCTACTATCCTTTAAAGAGGTTTGGCCGACTGGCCGGGTGCTTTTGATGGAAACAAATTATCGCAGCAGCCAGGCGATTGTTGCCAGTGCCAATCAATTTATTAAGCTAAACAGTGAGCGCTACGAAAAAAAAATGGAGACGCCTAATAAAAAAGGGATTCCGGTAAAAAGGGAATGGGTAAAAAGTCTGGAGGCTCAGTATCGTCTGATTCTTGAATCGATTAGAAAAGAAGGGAAAGAAACGGCGGTTTTATACAGAAATAACGAATCAGCCATTCCGTTGGTGGATCTTTTAGACCGGGAGGGAGTACCTTTTTTAATAAAAGAGCATACACCGGCTTTTTTTAATCATTTTATAGTGAAAGATATCTGGTCATTTTATGAATTTTCCAAACGACCAAATGATTTTGAGTTGTTTTCGCAGTTATACTATAAAATGGATCTGGCTATTTCTAAAGACATGGTTAATTCGCTTAAAATGCGGGGGAGTGATACGGCAATAAGGGCATTAATCAGGGGAAATAAGGAAAAATCCTGGCTGGTAGCGAGACTGGAAACGGTGGAAAAGTTGTTGAATCGCTTAAGAATGGAGACGCCACAAAAGGGAATTGATCTGATTCTTGACGAGATGGGATATCGGGGTTATCTGCAGTTTAAAATTGGTTCTGGTCATTCGGAAGAGAGTCTTAACCAGAAATTATCGGTTTTAAAAATTCTGGCCGGGAGGTCGGATACCTTTTCAGAGTATTTCATGCATCTTGAAGAACTCAGTGAAAAGTTGATGGAAAAACGGATTTATCAGCAGAAAAAACCGCGGGTAACCTTATCAACTTTCCATTCAAGTAAAGGCCTGGAGTTTGAAAAGGTCTTTGTGATCGATGCGGTGGAAGGGACAATTCCTTGCCCTGGCAGCAGAGAAGAGCTGAGTCTTTTTGGTGAAGAAGTACGGCTTTTTTATGTGGGAGCTACCAGAGCCAAGAAGGAACTGATTTATATCTGTGTCAGTGATCAGAAAAATGGAATCTTTCCCTCATCTTTTATAAGCTATTTAATTGATGGGATTCCACCTGAAAAGCCGGTTGTTCAAAATGAAAAAGGTGCTGAAAGTTTCGGTGTTAGAAATAATTTCAATAAGCCTGTAAAAGTTGTAACGTCATATTCAGAACAGGAGCTGAAGGCCTATAAGCCGGGTGTGGTTGTGACCCATCGTCGCTTTGGAAAAGGTGAAATTATAGAGAAAAACGGCGATGTGGTTAAAGTCAATTTTGAAAAGGCAGGTAACAAGAAAATGAATCTTTCAGTCTGCCTGGAGAATGGAGTTATTCATTAA
- a CDS encoding DUF6440 family protein, whose protein sequence is MKTKKMKRNRFRVILDETIGEQSGCRILEDTETGVNYLYHYDQLGSGLTVLVDEEGAPVVGPQR, encoded by the coding sequence ATGAAAACAAAAAAGATGAAACGCAATCGGTTCAGAGTTATTTTGGATGAGACCATTGGAGAACAATCCGGATGCCGAATTCTCGAAGATACTGAGACCGGAGTTAATTATTTATATCATTATGATCAGTTAGGCAGTGGGTTGACGGTACTCGTAGATGAGGAAGGGGCGCCGGTAGTGGGCCCGCAGCGCTAA
- the eno gene encoding phosphopyruvate hydratase produces MSSYIDAIMAREILDSRGNPTIEVDVILEDGTLGRSIVPSGASTGAFEAVELRDGDKNRYQGKGVLKAVANVNYAAEYLIGIDACDQLAIDAALIALDGTENKGKLGANAILGISMAVSYAAANSLNLPLYRYLGGINAKTLPTPMMNILNGGEHADNNVDIQEFMIMPVGAKSFKEAVRMGAETFHQLKKVLSSKGMTTSVGDEGGFAPNLQSNEEALQVIVDAIKEAGYVPGEDIMLAMDVAASELYDKETKKYLLKGEGVEKTAEEMIDFYEMLLSKYPIISIEDGLDEEDWEGWKLMTDRLGKKVQLVGDDLFVTNTTRLKKGIDQGIANSILIKVNQIGSLTETLDAIEMGKRAGYTAVVSHRSGETEDVTIADLVVAVNAGQIKTGAPSRTDRVAKYNQLIRIEEELGKLAVYAGKDAFYNLK; encoded by the coding sequence ATGAGTTCATATATTGATGCCATTATGGCCAGAGAGATTCTTGATTCCCGGGGAAATCCGACAATAGAAGTGGATGTGATTCTTGAGGATGGGACCCTTGGGAGAAGTATTGTTCCGTCAGGGGCTTCTACCGGAGCTTTCGAAGCTGTTGAACTGAGAGACGGTGACAAGAACAGATATCAGGGAAAAGGGGTGCTTAAAGCGGTTGCCAATGTGAACTATGCAGCTGAATACCTTATCGGGATAGATGCCTGTGACCAGCTTGCTATTGATGCCGCACTAATTGCTTTGGATGGTACCGAAAATAAAGGCAAGCTGGGCGCGAATGCAATTCTGGGAATATCCATGGCGGTTTCTTATGCAGCGGCAAATTCTCTGAATTTACCTCTATACCGGTATTTAGGCGGAATTAACGCTAAGACCCTGCCAACCCCAATGATGAATATCTTAAATGGTGGTGAACATGCTGATAATAACGTAGACATTCAGGAATTTATGATCATGCCAGTCGGTGCCAAATCTTTCAAAGAAGCGGTGCGAATGGGGGCAGAAACTTTTCATCAGCTGAAAAAAGTTCTGTCTTCAAAAGGGATGACCACATCTGTTGGCGATGAAGGCGGTTTTGCTCCGAACCTGCAATCCAATGAAGAAGCTCTTCAGGTTATTGTAGATGCGATTAAGGAAGCCGGTTATGTACCAGGTGAGGATATCATGCTGGCCATGGATGTGGCAGCCTCAGAACTTTATGATAAAGAAACAAAAAAATATCTTTTAAAAGGTGAAGGCGTTGAGAAAACTGCTGAAGAAATGATTGACTTTTATGAAATGCTGCTTTCTAAATACCCGATTATCTCCATCGAAGATGGATTGGATGAAGAGGATTGGGAGGGTTGGAAACTGATGACTGATCGCCTGGGAAAAAAAGTTCAATTGGTTGGAGATGATCTGTTTGTGACCAATACGACCCGACTTAAAAAAGGAATTGATCAAGGCATTGCTAATTCAATTCTAATTAAAGTTAATCAGATTGGTAGCCTGACAGAGACGCTGGATGCTATCGAAATGGGAAAACGGGCCGGTTATACTGCGGTGGTTTCCCACCGATCCGGTGAAACAGAGGATGTGACGATCGCCGATCTGGTCGTGGCGGTAAACGCCGGGCAGATTAAAACCGGAGCCCCCTCGAGAACGGACCGGGTTGCCAAGTATAATCAGCTGATTCGGATTGAGGAAGAACTGGGTAAACTGGCTGTTTATGCTGGAAAAGATGCCTTCTATAATTTAAAGTAG
- the amrA gene encoding AmmeMemoRadiSam system protein A: MKLKGMAIASHPPVLIPEVGQGRETEAPKTLQGMRDLAKKIVEVKPKTIVCITPHGNVFRDGVAVIYENKISGDLSKFGSPEITMDKKCDMELLDELNRSFAMNQCHSIFLNQRTAEEYEIKLEIDHGLLVPLYFIDRFYQDYKIVHITIGFLSLYELYQMGVAIREAVERTNSETIILTSADLSHCLKDEGPYQFNQMGPVFDENIIYGISKKDYYSILTIPHEVYEPAGQCGLRPIAMGLGALDGHETESEVYSYEGPFGVGYLTAYIEMKEDKIDSLLERYEADQRMAYKNRRSSESAFVALARASVNAWVQRGRKLNFTHYKDQVEIEEKALKELEYQQAGVFVSIHKQGELRGCIGTTQAVTENIAQEIIRNAIEAAAYDPRFLPIEEAELMDLEIKVDILGLAEKIDSIDQLDAKKYGVIVEKGLHRGLLLPDLEGVNTVSDQLAIARQKAGIMDSETDVDLYRFEVKRYS; this comes from the coding sequence ATGAAACTAAAAGGCATGGCCATTGCGTCCCATCCGCCGGTCTTGATTCCGGAAGTCGGACAGGGTCGGGAAACAGAAGCGCCAAAAACACTGCAGGGAATGCGGGACCTGGCTAAAAAAATAGTTGAGGTAAAACCCAAAACTATTGTTTGCATCACACCACATGGGAATGTTTTTCGCGATGGTGTTGCAGTTATTTATGAAAATAAGATATCTGGCGATCTGTCGAAATTTGGCAGTCCTGAAATTACAATGGATAAAAAATGCGATATGGAATTACTTGACGAATTAAACCGCTCGTTTGCGATGAATCAGTGTCACAGTATTTTTTTGAATCAGCGGACTGCGGAAGAATATGAAATTAAACTGGAAATCGATCATGGGTTGCTAGTTCCATTATATTTTATTGATCGTTTCTATCAGGACTATAAAATTGTTCATATTACTATTGGTTTTCTGAGTCTGTATGAATTATATCAGATGGGTGTGGCGATTCGGGAAGCAGTTGAGCGAACGAACAGCGAGACGATTATTCTGACCAGTGCAGACTTATCCCATTGTCTTAAGGATGAGGGGCCTTATCAGTTTAATCAGATGGGTCCGGTTTTTGACGAAAATATTATTTATGGCATCAGTAAAAAAGATTACTATTCTATTTTAACAATTCCCCATGAAGTTTATGAGCCGGCTGGTCAGTGTGGACTAAGGCCAATCGCGATGGGGCTGGGAGCCCTTGACGGCCATGAGACAGAGTCTGAAGTCTATTCTTATGAAGGTCCCTTTGGGGTTGGCTATCTGACCGCTTATATAGAAATGAAAGAAGACAAAATTGACAGTCTTCTTGAGCGATATGAAGCAGACCAACGGATGGCCTATAAAAATAGACGCTCCAGTGAATCGGCTTTCGTGGCCCTGGCCAGAGCTTCTGTTAATGCCTGGGTTCAAAGGGGGCGGAAATTAAATTTTACCCACTATAAGGATCAGGTTGAGATCGAAGAAAAGGCGCTAAAGGAACTTGAGTATCAGCAGGCTGGAGTTTTTGTTTCAATTCATAAACAGGGTGAACTGAGAGGCTGTATCGGAACGACACAAGCAGTCACCGAGAATATTGCCCAGGAGATTATTCGTAATGCCATTGAAGCGGCGGCCTACGATCCCCGATTTTTACCGATTGAAGAAGCTGAGTTGATGGATCTGGAAATAAAAGTGGATATCTTGGGTCTAGCCGAAAAAATTGACAGTATCGATCAGCTGGACGCGAAAAAATATGGGGTAATTGTGGAAAAAGGCTTGCATCGGGGGCTCTTGCTGCCGGATCTTGAAGGTGTGAATACAGTCTCAGATCAGCTTGCTATTGCCAGGCAGAAAGCCGGAATTATGGATAGTGAGACCGATGTGGATTTATACCGTTTTGAAGTCAAACGTTATTCTTAA
- the mutY gene encoding A/G-specific adenine glycosylase, with translation MPYFTVPASVILILQNNTLEWFYKNKRSLPFRETKNPYNIWISEIMAQQTQIDTLIPYYNRFIEKFPDLSSLAAANEADVLKAWEGLGYYSRARNLHKAAQIIERDYSGSFPSDYNTLIKLPGIGPYTGGAIASIAFNQAVTAVDGNVLRVISRFLNSKLDIGENKTKKHITQWLESLLPENSGDFNEALMELGAMICTPKSPKCLLCPLIDGCQAYLKGTQEILPLKKKKNRQKTINMEVGVLCQNQDLLFVRRDEKGLLSGMWSFPIIPQGECPGQAIRQHLNTYFKTLPEPKLAGHSRHIFTHIIWEIDVYIFRSPASLKESAAQYKLDKHSQEQSICFIPINETDRLTLPVAFKKLLPLISQ, from the coding sequence ATGCCCTATTTTACTGTACCTGCTTCAGTGATTTTGATCCTGCAGAACAATACGCTTGAATGGTTTTATAAAAACAAGCGCTCACTACCCTTTCGGGAAACCAAAAATCCTTACAACATCTGGATCTCCGAAATTATGGCCCAGCAAACTCAAATTGATACCTTGATTCCTTATTACAACCGCTTTATAGAAAAATTTCCGGATCTGTCCTCCCTGGCCGCTGCCAATGAGGCCGACGTCTTGAAAGCATGGGAAGGACTGGGCTACTATTCTCGAGCACGCAACCTGCATAAGGCCGCCCAAATAATTGAAAGAGACTATTCAGGTTCCTTTCCCTCTGATTATAATACTTTAATCAAACTGCCCGGCATTGGCCCCTATACCGGCGGCGCCATTGCCAGCATCGCTTTTAACCAGGCAGTTACCGCAGTTGACGGTAATGTTCTGAGGGTTATCAGCCGCTTTCTGAACAGCAAGCTTGATATTGGTGAAAACAAAACTAAAAAACACATTACGCAATGGCTTGAAAGTCTTCTTCCCGAAAATTCCGGTGATTTTAATGAAGCTTTAATGGAACTGGGGGCTATGATTTGTACCCCCAAAAGCCCAAAATGTCTGCTCTGCCCCCTGATAGATGGCTGTCAGGCCTACTTAAAGGGAACACAGGAGATACTTCCGCTTAAAAAGAAAAAAAACAGACAAAAAACCATCAATATGGAAGTCGGTGTTCTTTGTCAAAATCAGGATCTGCTTTTTGTCCGACGCGACGAAAAGGGCCTTCTATCCGGGATGTGGTCCTTTCCAATCATTCCCCAAGGCGAATGCCCCGGCCAGGCAATCAGACAGCATTTGAATACTTATTTTAAAACCCTGCCCGAACCCAAACTTGCAGGACACAGCCGGCATATTTTCACCCATATCATCTGGGAAATAGATGTCTATATCTTTCGTTCGCCCGCTTCCTTAAAAGAATCAGCGGCTCAATACAAGCTGGACAAGCACTCCCAGGAGCAATCGATCTGTTTCATCCCAATCAATGAAACGGATCGCTTAACCCTTCCGGTAGCCTTTAAAAAACTTTTACCGCTGATTTCTCAATAG
- a CDS encoding G5 domain-containing protein, with protein MNNKRETGGFLKKFPGVKIGIIGLILLLVVGVSSAFTVEKEIRVTYDGDTVMAEGKLLETLEEVLIANDLPVSEEYQYSSSLTSLFKDVAEVEITEKVRGDLFVDGETIEYFAGDETVGELLSNMDVELDENDRVEPSEDTVITEDTGDIKVIRVDVVESSEVREMPMTVTINENSELPVGARVVMQVGQNGKSNVTERIYYENGVEVKREVIKSQIVDAPQEEIIEVGPTTTVTVPSKVQVTKNSDNINVEASDDANGTESSVNESGFYGSMTVSATAYTATGNNTACGLPPQEGRTIATWAGIPFGTKVYIPALGGVYTVEDRGGAVTYGIIDIYMDTEADCIAWGRQTIEIYFLEE; from the coding sequence ATGAATAATAAAAGAGAAACTGGGGGCTTTCTTAAGAAATTTCCAGGCGTCAAGATAGGGATTATTGGTTTAATCCTGCTTTTGGTGGTTGGGGTTTCCAGTGCTTTTACCGTGGAAAAAGAAATTCGCGTCACTTATGATGGTGATACGGTAATGGCAGAAGGAAAGTTATTAGAGACACTTGAAGAAGTCCTCATTGCCAATGATCTTCCAGTAAGTGAAGAATACCAGTACAGCAGTTCTCTGACATCTTTATTTAAAGATGTGGCAGAAGTAGAAATCACTGAAAAAGTCAGAGGAGATCTGTTTGTAGATGGTGAAACAATTGAATATTTTGCAGGTGACGAAACAGTCGGTGAACTGCTTTCTAACATGGATGTAGAACTGGATGAGAATGACCGGGTTGAACCGTCAGAAGATACAGTTATCACTGAAGATACCGGAGATATCAAGGTAATTCGGGTAGATGTTGTAGAAAGTTCTGAAGTTCGCGAAATGCCGATGACGGTAACCATTAATGAAAACAGCGAATTGCCGGTAGGTGCTCGAGTAGTGATGCAGGTTGGCCAAAACGGCAAGAGCAATGTGACAGAACGTATTTATTATGAAAATGGCGTTGAAGTTAAACGTGAAGTAATAAAGAGTCAGATCGTTGATGCGCCGCAGGAAGAAATTATCGAAGTTGGCCCGACTACGACAGTAACTGTCCCTTCTAAGGTTCAGGTGACGAAAAACTCTGATAATATCAATGTTGAAGCTAGTGATGATGCCAATGGAACAGAATCATCAGTTAACGAGTCAGGGTTCTATGGTAGTATGACAGTTAGTGCGACCGCATATACCGCGACCGGGAATAATACAGCCTGTGGATTACCGCCGCAGGAAGGCAGAACTATTGCAACTTGGGCAGGAATTCCTTTTGGAACGAAAGTTTATATTCCGGCTCTTGGTGGAGTTTATACTGTTGAGGATCGTGGTGGTGCTGTAACCTACGGAATTATTGATATTTATATGGATACTGAAGCAGATTGTATCGCCTGGGGAAGACAGACGATTGAAATCTATTTTCTTGAAGAATAA
- a CDS encoding branched-chain amino acid aminotransferase gives MEIKVIRANEPKDKPDSDKLEFGVNFTDHMFMMDYTEGLGWHDATILPYGPIELMPSAMVLHYAQEVFEGLKAYRTSEGEVQFFRPLENFRRLNRSNERMCIPQVDEEFLMEALKELVKLDVSWIPEGPGTSLYIRPFIFATDPYIGVRVSKQYKFMIIMSPVGSYYKGGMAPCSIYVENEYARTVRGGTGEAKCGGNYAGGLAAQQKVKKLGYEQILWLDGETRTYIEEVGTSNVFFLIDNEFVTPSLEGTILPGITRKSVIELLKHWGEKVVERRITIDELYEAYQAGKVKEAFATGTAAVISPIGTLGWKDAEMTFNDGKIGEYAQKIYDTLYGIQVGEEKDELGWIEKI, from the coding sequence ATGGAGATTAAAGTAATCAGAGCTAATGAGCCAAAAGATAAGCCAGACAGCGACAAATTGGAATTCGGGGTCAATTTTACCGATCATATGTTTATGATGGATTATACGGAAGGGCTGGGGTGGCATGACGCGACGATTCTTCCATATGGTCCAATTGAGCTGATGCCTTCGGCGATGGTACTTCATTATGCCCAGGAAGTTTTTGAAGGATTAAAAGCCTACCGGACGTCAGAGGGAGAGGTTCAGTTCTTTAGACCTCTGGAAAATTTTAGACGTTTAAACCGATCAAATGAAAGAATGTGTATCCCTCAGGTAGATGAAGAATTTTTGATGGAAGCCCTTAAAGAATTGGTCAAGCTGGATGTAAGCTGGATTCCGGAAGGACCTGGGACTTCTTTATATATTCGGCCATTTATTTTTGCAACGGATCCCTATATTGGGGTACGCGTTTCAAAACAATATAAATTTATGATAATCATGTCGCCGGTTGGATCCTATTATAAAGGTGGAATGGCCCCCTGCAGTATTTATGTGGAAAATGAATATGCCAGAACTGTCAGGGGAGGTACCGGAGAAGCAAAATGCGGGGGAAATTATGCTGGTGGACTTGCCGCTCAACAGAAGGTCAAAAAATTGGGTTACGAACAGATTTTATGGCTGGACGGGGAGACTAGAACCTATATTGAAGAGGTCGGTACCAGTAATGTATTTTTCCTGATCGATAATGAATTTGTCACCCCTTCCCTTGAAGGAACAATTCTCCCGGGAATTACCAGAAAAAGTGTGATTGAACTCTTAAAACATTGGGGCGAGAAAGTTGTGGAGAGAAGGATCACGATTGATGAACTCTATGAAGCTTACCAGGCCGGAAAAGTAAAAGAAGCTTTCGCAACGGGCACAGCGGCTGTTATTTCGCCAATTGGGACTTTAGGGTGGAAAGATGCTGAAATGACGTTTAATGACGGTAAAATCGGCGAATATGCCCAAAAAATCTATGATACACTCTATGGGATCCAGGTCGGTGAAGAAAAAGATGAGCTGGGTTGGATTGAGAAAATATAA